The following are encoded together in the Syntrophorhabdus sp. genome:
- a CDS encoding DUF433 domain-containing protein encodes MTLAETRSRIVSDPEILGGLPVIEGTRVPAGNIL; translated from the coding sequence ATGACCCTTGCCGAAACAAGGTCGCGCATAGTATCCGACCCGGAAATCCTCGGGGGACTGCCCGTAATCGAGGGGACTCGTGTTCCAGCAGGAAACATCCTCG